One part of the Labilithrix sp. genome encodes these proteins:
- a CDS encoding protein kinase encodes MQEATAEAMKVCASCGGRFPADALFCPTDGTPLQSAAAAEREAADPYLGQEISGHIEIRQLVGVGAMGRVYRAFQRGIDRDVAVKILHRELSANAQLVSRFTREAKVASRLTHPNVVSVLLAGQLPDRALYMVMEYLDGLSLQSALAAAGGALPLPRALHIALQLCEAAGEAHAQGIVHRDLKPENVMLVRRGADHDFVKVLDFGIARINWGEQSVATAAGLIFGTARYISPEGAQGLAVTPASDVYSIATLLYQMLSGRTPFDGDQAVGLLVQQIHDPAPSLRSLARATYVPQPIADVVMAALAKDPAKREPDARSLGQAIFDAAKLAGLSPDELARPHLKRSPSAIKMAPLERTQAEAAPNPEIVKPAANGKPTAATVKWEPPSEFQARLQEATSARSGSVPDASGSHPRLAPTASVDDTLDDDDKSPSVPSFPKTMPGDTPIRTQYETPAPDPTGPQARAPSSPEIPTPPPSAPRLAVAAAEAVKEVPRSRWLVVLACFALGAAIALGYAYKTGRLGGDAEEETYVARATEAMFKNHFTEPAGENVKEITDEGLRRWPNDKRFLDIRQRAAGALTTQAVTQRSAGDVLEGLRLARLAHELDPTDASAKRLVEQYESELATFSPSAAPTLTPPPSAHPGTLPPAPGGSVQAARIDYKALVDVSVASPKVGQTVDLTARIAPNKGEFVDPGFTVSGPGVPGGVRLPAAPTAPGVFKTSYVFTEGGKFDVAFSTAVDGKPVHAKRIVSTAGAAPPSPAPGPAPAPGPAPAPAPAPAPAGSVKWM; translated from the coding sequence GTGCAAGAGGCAACGGCCGAGGCGATGAAGGTCTGCGCTTCGTGCGGGGGGCGCTTCCCCGCCGACGCGCTCTTCTGCCCGACCGACGGGACCCCGCTCCAGAGCGCGGCGGCGGCCGAGCGCGAGGCGGCCGATCCGTACCTCGGGCAGGAGATCTCCGGCCACATCGAGATCCGTCAGCTCGTCGGCGTCGGCGCGATGGGCCGGGTGTACCGCGCCTTCCAGCGCGGCATCGACCGTGACGTCGCGGTGAAGATCCTCCACCGCGAGCTGTCGGCCAACGCCCAGCTCGTCTCGCGGTTCACGCGCGAGGCCAAGGTCGCGTCGCGCCTCACGCACCCGAACGTCGTCTCCGTCCTCCTCGCGGGTCAGCTCCCCGACCGCGCGCTCTACATGGTGATGGAGTACCTCGACGGGCTCTCCCTCCAGAGCGCCCTCGCCGCGGCGGGCGGCGCGCTCCCGCTCCCGCGCGCGCTCCACATCGCGCTCCAGCTCTGCGAGGCGGCGGGAGAGGCGCACGCGCAGGGCATCGTCCATCGCGACCTCAAGCCCGAGAACGTGATGCTCGTGCGTCGCGGCGCCGACCACGACTTCGTGAAGGTGCTCGACTTCGGCATCGCGCGCATCAACTGGGGCGAGCAGTCGGTCGCGACCGCGGCGGGCCTCATCTTCGGGACCGCCCGCTACATCTCGCCGGAGGGCGCGCAGGGCCTCGCGGTGACGCCGGCGAGCGACGTCTACTCGATCGCGACGCTCCTCTACCAGATGCTCTCCGGCCGCACGCCCTTCGACGGCGATCAGGCGGTCGGCCTCCTCGTGCAGCAGATCCACGATCCCGCGCCGTCGCTCCGCTCGCTCGCGCGCGCGACCTACGTCCCGCAGCCGATCGCCGACGTCGTGATGGCCGCGCTCGCGAAGGACCCCGCGAAGCGCGAGCCCGACGCGCGATCGCTCGGGCAAGCGATCTTCGACGCCGCGAAGCTCGCGGGCCTCTCCCCCGACGAGCTCGCGCGCCCGCACCTCAAGCGCTCCCCCTCCGCGATCAAGATGGCGCCGCTCGAGCGCACGCAGGCGGAGGCCGCGCCCAACCCCGAGATCGTGAAGCCGGCCGCGAACGGCAAGCCCACCGCTGCGACGGTGAAGTGGGAGCCGCCCTCGGAGTTCCAGGCGCGCTTGCAGGAGGCCACCTCCGCGCGCAGCGGCTCCGTCCCCGACGCGAGCGGCTCGCACCCGCGCCTCGCCCCGACCGCGTCGGTCGACGACACCCTCGACGACGACGACAAGAGCCCGTCCGTCCCTTCGTTTCCGAAGACGATGCCGGGCGACACGCCGATCCGCACGCAATACGAGACGCCGGCCCCGGACCCGACCGGACCGCAGGCGCGCGCGCCGTCGAGCCCGGAGATCCCGACGCCGCCGCCCAGCGCGCCACGTCTCGCCGTGGCCGCGGCCGAGGCGGTGAAGGAGGTACCGCGATCGCGGTGGCTCGTCGTGCTCGCGTGCTTCGCGCTCGGGGCGGCGATCGCGCTCGGCTACGCCTACAAGACGGGTCGCCTCGGCGGGGACGCGGAGGAGGAGACGTACGTCGCGCGCGCGACGGAGGCGATGTTCAAGAACCACTTCACCGAGCCGGCGGGCGAGAACGTGAAGGAGATCACCGACGAGGGGCTCCGCCGCTGGCCGAACGACAAGCGGTTCCTCGACATCCGCCAGCGCGCGGCGGGCGCGCTCACGACGCAGGCGGTCACGCAGCGCTCCGCCGGCGACGTCCTCGAAGGCCTGCGCCTCGCGCGCCTCGCGCACGAGCTCGATCCGACCGACGCGTCGGCGAAGCGCCTCGTCGAGCAGTACGAGTCCGAGCTCGCCACGTTCAGCCCGAGCGCGGCGCCCACCCTCACGCCGCCGCCGTCGGCGCACCCCGGGACCCTGCCGCCGGCGCCGGGTGGATCCGTGCAAGCTGCACGTATCGACTACAAGGCCCTCGTCGACGTGTCGGTCGCGTCGCCGAAGGTCGGGCAGACCGTCGACCTCACCGCCCGGATCGCGCCGAACAAAGGCGAATTCGTCGATCCCGGGTTTACCGTCAGCGGCCCCGGCGTCCCCGGCGGCGTCCGCCTCCCCGCCGCGCCGACCGCGCCCGGCGTCTTCAAGACGAGCTACGTGTTCACGGAGGGAGGGAAGTTCGACGTCGCGTTCTCGACCGCGGTCGACGGCAAGCCGGTCCACGCGAAGCGCATCGTCTCGACCGCCGGCGCCGCGCCGCCGAGCCCCGCCCCCGGACCTGCGCCCGCGCCCGGTCCCGCGCCGGCGCCTGCGCCTGCGCCTGCCCCGGCCGGGAGCGTGAAATGGATGTGA
- a CDS encoding acetyl-CoA C-acetyltransferase, with translation MAKLPKSLVIVGAKRTAFGTMSGTLKGVSATDLAVHAAKAAIAQSGIAAEAIGHVIIGNVMQTSPDAIYCARHVGLKAGLPITTPALTVNRLCGSGFQAVINGAEQLLLGEAEAVLVGGTENMTQAPHILRGGREGWPFGKAPQVEDSLWSALTDSYNNTPMAVTAENLATKYGLSRQDCDAYALTSQQRWAAANEKGVFKDEIAPISIQSKKATVEFAVDEHARPQTTMEALAKLAPVFKKDGVVTAGNASGICDGAAVLVLTTEDFAKSKGLKPLARLVQWGVAGVDPSIMGIGPAPAIKNALARAELSQADVDLFEVNEAFAPQYLAVEKELGLPREKTNVNGGAIALGHPLGASGARITTHLVYELARKNARYAVGSACIGGGQGLAVVLERV, from the coding sequence ATGGCCAAGCTCCCCAAGTCGCTCGTGATCGTCGGCGCAAAGCGCACTGCCTTCGGAACCATGTCGGGCACGCTGAAGGGCGTGAGCGCGACCGACCTCGCCGTCCACGCGGCCAAGGCTGCGATCGCGCAGTCGGGGATCGCGGCGGAGGCGATCGGCCACGTCATCATCGGCAACGTCATGCAGACGAGCCCGGACGCGATCTACTGCGCGCGCCACGTCGGCCTGAAGGCGGGGCTCCCGATCACGACGCCGGCGCTCACGGTGAACCGCCTCTGCGGCTCGGGTTTCCAGGCGGTCATCAACGGCGCGGAGCAGCTCCTCCTCGGCGAGGCGGAGGCGGTGCTCGTCGGCGGCACGGAGAACATGACGCAGGCGCCGCACATCCTCCGCGGCGGCCGCGAGGGCTGGCCGTTCGGGAAGGCGCCGCAGGTCGAGGACTCGCTCTGGAGCGCGCTCACCGACAGCTACAACAACACGCCGATGGCGGTGACGGCGGAGAACCTCGCGACGAAGTACGGGCTCTCGCGCCAGGACTGCGACGCGTACGCGCTCACGAGCCAGCAGCGCTGGGCGGCGGCGAACGAGAAGGGCGTCTTCAAGGACGAGATCGCGCCGATCTCGATCCAGTCGAAGAAGGCGACGGTGGAGTTCGCCGTCGACGAGCACGCGCGCCCGCAGACGACGATGGAGGCGCTCGCGAAGCTGGCGCCGGTCTTCAAGAAGGACGGCGTGGTGACGGCGGGCAACGCGTCGGGCATCTGCGACGGCGCGGCGGTCCTCGTCCTCACGACGGAGGACTTCGCGAAGTCGAAGGGCTTGAAGCCGCTCGCGCGCCTGGTGCAGTGGGGCGTGGCGGGCGTCGACCCGAGCATCATGGGCATCGGCCCGGCGCCGGCGATCAAGAACGCGCTCGCGCGGGCGGAGCTGAGCCAGGCGGACGTCGATCTCTTCGAGGTGAACGAGGCGTTCGCGCCCCAGTACCTCGCGGTCGAGAAGGAGCTCGGTCTCCCGCGAGAGAAGACGAACGTGAACGGCGGCGCGATCGCGCTCGGCCACCCGCTCGGCGCGAGCGGCGCCCGCATCACGACGCACCTGGTCTACGAGCTCGCGCGCAAGAACGCCCGCTACGCCGTCGGCAGCGCCTGCATCGGCGGCGGCCAGGGCCTCGCGGTGGTTCTCGAGCGCGTCTGA
- a CDS encoding XRE family transcriptional regulator — MSPEDIKALRKELSCTAKELAHVLEIEQATVLAWEKGDLFPTKAFVDRMAALRKAGPSAIPKKAKGDAPMKVLADPALWELMRKLLAHKKLRDDVMKLAASYDDPKDE, encoded by the coding sequence GTGAGCCCCGAAGACATCAAGGCGCTGCGGAAGGAGCTCTCGTGCACGGCGAAGGAGCTCGCGCACGTGCTCGAGATCGAGCAAGCCACCGTTTTGGCGTGGGAAAAGGGCGATCTTTTCCCGACGAAGGCGTTCGTCGACCGCATGGCGGCGCTCCGCAAGGCCGGTCCCTCCGCCATCCCGAAGAAGGCCAAGGGCGACGCGCCGATGAAGGTCCTCGCCGACCCCGCGCTGTGGGAGCTCATGCGAAAGCTCCTCGCCCACAAGAAGCTGCGCGACGACGTGATGAAGCTCGCGGCGAGCTACGACGATCCGAAGGACGAGTAG
- a CDS encoding LysR family transcriptional regulator has product MNVAYGRDLDLNLLRVLVAVADTGSVTLAAARLYLTQPAISAALRRLTVAIGAPLVARHGRGVVLTERGAQLVADVRPHLDAVIAASLAPPRFDPRTSERTIRLGLADSAEQWLLPPLLRLLAREAPRMRVVVLPVQFRTVGDALALRRIDMAVTVADELPRAIRRHPLFTGGFVCLFDPRHVKLGKRPSERAYFAHEHVIVSYNGDLRGLVEDYLGRQRRVRCSVAAFHNIGAIVEGSALVATVPATVARAIVRLHPKLQTAPVPFHIPPGSMDLLWPTALDADDTCRFVRDAIIHLTKTTRAASTKGVARGRR; this is encoded by the coding sequence ATGAACGTGGCTTATGGACGCGACCTCGACCTGAACCTGCTCCGCGTCCTCGTCGCGGTCGCCGACACCGGCTCGGTCACGCTCGCGGCGGCGCGGCTCTACCTCACCCAGCCCGCCATCAGCGCGGCGCTCCGCCGCCTCACCGTCGCGATCGGCGCGCCGCTCGTCGCGCGGCACGGGCGCGGCGTCGTCCTCACCGAGCGCGGCGCGCAGCTCGTCGCCGACGTGCGGCCGCACCTCGACGCGGTGATCGCGGCGTCGCTCGCGCCGCCGCGCTTCGACCCGCGGACGAGCGAGCGCACGATCCGCCTCGGCCTCGCGGACTCGGCGGAGCAGTGGCTCTTGCCGCCGCTGCTCCGCCTCCTCGCGCGCGAGGCGCCACGGATGCGCGTCGTGGTGCTGCCGGTGCAGTTCCGCACCGTCGGCGACGCGCTCGCGCTGCGCCGCATCGACATGGCGGTCACGGTCGCGGACGAGCTGCCGCGCGCGATCCGCCGGCACCCGCTCTTCACGGGCGGGTTCGTCTGCCTCTTCGATCCGCGCCACGTCAAGCTCGGGAAGCGCCCGTCGGAGCGCGCGTACTTCGCGCACGAGCACGTCATCGTCTCGTACAACGGCGACCTCCGCGGCCTGGTCGAGGACTACCTTGGGCGGCAGCGTCGCGTGCGCTGCTCCGTCGCGGCCTTCCACAACATCGGCGCGATCGTCGAAGGGAGCGCGCTCGTCGCGACGGTGCCGGCGACCGTCGCGCGCGCGATCGTCCGCCTCCACCCGAAGCTCCAGACCGCCCCCGTGCCGTTCCACATCCCACCGGGCAGCATGGACCTCCTATGGCCAACCGCCCTCGACGCCGACGACACGTGCCGCTTCGTCCGCGACGCGATCATCCACCTGACAAAAACAACGCGCGCGGCCTCCACGAAGGGAGTCGCGCGCGGGAGACGCTGA
- a CDS encoding flagellar biosynthetic protein FliR: protein MALLVDLEALGLAWARFAPTLAIVPAFGLKALPVPARGILGVALAAGIYPAIAPIAELRSEPWVVLALEQILLGLPVALAAAIPLWAATMAGGLVDSLRGAQDGAGLAVVEGGKTTPIAILLSLLASIVFLSTGGPARVATALTTASFGAHPLLDAAQAIVAGIGIAIAVGAPLLAAAVVLEIAFALVARAASPSQVHALLAPLRALGLLAVIALVLDRITSVLALAVHASPT, encoded by the coding sequence GTGGCTCTTCTCGTCGACCTCGAGGCGCTGGGGCTCGCGTGGGCACGCTTCGCGCCGACGCTGGCGATCGTGCCCGCGTTCGGCCTCAAGGCGCTGCCGGTGCCCGCGCGCGGGATCCTCGGCGTCGCCCTCGCGGCCGGGATCTACCCTGCGATCGCGCCGATCGCGGAGCTGCGGTCCGAGCCGTGGGTCGTCCTCGCGCTCGAGCAGATCCTCCTCGGTCTCCCCGTCGCGCTCGCGGCCGCGATCCCGCTGTGGGCGGCGACGATGGCGGGCGGGCTCGTCGATTCGCTCCGCGGCGCGCAGGATGGCGCCGGCCTCGCGGTGGTGGAGGGCGGCAAGACGACGCCGATCGCGATCCTGCTCTCGCTCCTCGCGAGCATCGTGTTCCTCTCGACCGGCGGGCCCGCGCGCGTCGCGACCGCGCTCACGACCGCGAGCTTCGGCGCGCATCCTCTCCTCGACGCCGCGCAGGCGATCGTGGCCGGGATCGGGATCGCGATCGCGGTCGGCGCGCCCCTCCTCGCCGCCGCGGTCGTCCTCGAGATCGCGTTCGCGCTCGTCGCCCGCGCCGCCTCGCCCTCGCAGGTGCACGCGCTGCTCGCGCCGCTCCGCGCGCTCGGGCTCCTCGCCGTGATCGCGCTCGTGCTCGATCGCATCACCTCCGTCCTCGCCCTCGCCGTCCACGCGAGCCCGACGTGA
- a CDS encoding HAMP domain-containing histidine kinase has protein sequence MGSGAGDVVFLPTEAPTDAPSPAELGMLRASDMPPADAVRARAPRLTSGWPFLPLAPVLVVIIGLAVAFAIGLVGLDQLARAGEEHAGARAELLAVTVAARLGGIPPSRRLDATQFAQRRGHAEMVVVSPSGDVLYDATVGAPDGNALRHMLAHKKGAFVMQRMGRARYFVQPVDPSQFLIVLVPEPPAEGGSALLSALVALTVLLLGSAAGVAYAVSRDITRDVDFVTDRVRTMAQIRTEPTGELIPARALDEIGILTATFNKLVARFGRASAAYRGDLARASVADRERAAFLAAVSHELRSPLNAILGFADILMEEVDGPLSPSAKEEVEQIRGSGQHLLGLINDILEFSALEAGQLRLARSRVDVFALANEVVKEARGLVGNRPLVVRVLGESLVARVDGRRVRQIVGNLVNNAIKFTQQGEVVVSVRRVGAQAVLSVTDTGPGISEADRALIFEEFQQAKTERTRRRGTGLGLAITRRLVTLHHGTITVQSELGRGSTFEVSLPIGNIDAPPSRKLNGPGLSSLPPQGPSIPPSMPPWGGGP, from the coding sequence ATGGGGAGCGGGGCCGGTGACGTCGTGTTCCTTCCGACCGAGGCGCCGACGGATGCGCCCTCGCCGGCCGAGCTCGGGATGCTCCGCGCCTCGGACATGCCGCCCGCCGACGCCGTGCGCGCGCGTGCGCCGCGGCTCACGTCGGGGTGGCCGTTCCTTCCGCTCGCGCCCGTGCTCGTCGTCATCATCGGGCTCGCGGTCGCGTTCGCGATCGGGCTCGTCGGCCTCGACCAGCTCGCGCGCGCGGGGGAGGAGCACGCCGGCGCGCGCGCGGAGCTCCTCGCCGTCACCGTCGCGGCGCGGCTCGGAGGGATCCCGCCGTCGCGGCGGCTCGACGCGACCCAGTTCGCGCAGCGCCGCGGGCACGCCGAGATGGTCGTCGTCTCGCCGAGCGGCGACGTGCTCTACGACGCCACGGTGGGGGCGCCCGACGGCAACGCGCTCCGCCACATGCTCGCGCACAAAAAGGGCGCGTTCGTGATGCAGCGCATGGGCCGCGCGCGCTACTTCGTGCAGCCCGTCGATCCGAGCCAGTTCCTGATCGTCCTCGTGCCCGAGCCGCCGGCCGAAGGCGGGAGCGCGCTCCTCAGCGCCCTCGTCGCGCTCACGGTGCTCCTCCTCGGCTCCGCCGCCGGCGTCGCGTACGCCGTGTCGCGCGACATCACGCGCGACGTCGACTTCGTGACCGATCGCGTCCGCACGATGGCGCAGATCCGCACCGAGCCCACCGGCGAGCTCATCCCCGCGCGCGCGCTCGACGAGATCGGCATCCTCACCGCCACGTTCAACAAGCTCGTCGCGCGCTTCGGTCGCGCGTCGGCGGCGTACCGCGGGGACCTCGCGCGCGCGTCGGTCGCCGATCGCGAGCGCGCCGCGTTCCTCGCCGCGGTGAGCCACGAGCTCAGGTCGCCGCTCAACGCGATCCTCGGCTTCGCCGACATCCTGATGGAAGAGGTCGACGGTCCGCTCTCGCCGTCGGCGAAGGAAGAGGTGGAGCAGATCCGCGGGTCGGGGCAGCACCTCCTCGGCCTCATCAACGACATCCTCGAGTTCTCCGCGCTCGAGGCGGGGCAGCTCCGCCTCGCGCGGAGCCGCGTCGACGTGTTCGCCCTCGCCAACGAGGTCGTCAAGGAGGCGCGCGGCCTCGTCGGCAACCGGCCCCTCGTCGTCCGCGTCCTCGGCGAGTCGCTCGTCGCGCGCGTCGACGGCCGCCGCGTCCGCCAGATCGTCGGCAACCTCGTGAACAACGCGATCAAGTTCACCCAGCAGGGTGAGGTCGTCGTGAGCGTCCGGCGCGTCGGCGCGCAGGCGGTGCTGAGCGTCACCGACACCGGCCCCGGCATCTCGGAGGCCGATCGCGCGCTCATCTTCGAGGAGTTCCAGCAGGCGAAGACCGAGCGCACGCGGCGCCGCGGCACCGGCCTCGGCCTCGCCATCACGCGCCGCCTCGTCACGCTCCACCACGGCACGATCACCGTGCAGAGCGAGCTCGGGCGCGGCTCCACCTTCGAGGTGAGCCTCCCGATCGGCAACATCGACGCCCCGCCCTCGCGGAAGCTCAACGGACCCGGCCTCTCGTCGCTTCCTCCGCAGGGCCCCTCGATCCCGCCGTCGATGCCGCCGTGGGGAGGCGGGCCATGA
- a CDS encoding segregation/condensation protein A, translating to MQIGERPAGGYTVTLPTFEGPLDLLLHLCQKHELDVLDIPIAFVTEKYLEYLAVMQLIELDVASEYLVMAATLAHIKSKMLLPAPPPGQEDDVAGEEEDPREALIRRLLEYQKYKQAGEELQSRGVAGRDVFLRGTPIEEAIHTGLPPLAQVPLFSLVEAFQNVLEKSKVHLTHDIVHERVTLADRINELVDILRVKKRVAFEDLFEGQTTKFDLVITFLALLEMTRLRMTRLFQESFDAQIWVEFSAQVAADETLEENEENAEEESAPDTPLVAPPVDADPPPDIDAGLAALNGVEARAEPEPEPALEGLPRDTPSRPAETGPLTSPDEPPPSDRSGQLDELLSSTDVSALDDEDSPFDDRDMTTDDEPPPSQDVPSLDDEGDP from the coding sequence GTGCAGATAGGCGAGCGTCCGGCCGGCGGGTACACCGTGACCCTGCCGACCTTCGAGGGGCCGCTCGACCTCCTCTTGCACCTCTGCCAGAAGCACGAGCTCGACGTCCTCGACATCCCGATCGCGTTCGTGACGGAGAAGTACCTCGAGTACCTCGCCGTCATGCAGCTCATCGAGCTCGACGTCGCGAGCGAGTACCTCGTGATGGCGGCGACGCTCGCGCACATCAAGTCGAAGATGCTGCTGCCCGCGCCGCCGCCGGGCCAGGAGGACGACGTCGCGGGGGAGGAAGAGGACCCGCGCGAGGCGCTCATCCGCCGCCTCCTCGAGTACCAGAAGTACAAGCAGGCGGGCGAAGAGCTGCAGTCGCGCGGCGTCGCGGGTCGCGACGTGTTCCTCCGCGGCACGCCGATCGAAGAGGCGATCCACACCGGCCTGCCGCCGCTCGCGCAGGTGCCGCTGTTCTCGCTCGTGGAGGCGTTCCAGAACGTCCTCGAGAAGAGCAAGGTCCACCTCACGCACGACATCGTGCACGAGCGCGTCACGCTCGCGGATCGGATCAACGAGCTCGTCGACATCCTGCGCGTGAAGAAGCGGGTCGCCTTCGAGGATCTCTTCGAGGGGCAGACGACGAAGTTCGATCTCGTCATCACGTTCCTCGCGCTCCTCGAGATGACGCGCCTCCGGATGACGCGCCTCTTCCAGGAGAGCTTCGACGCGCAGATCTGGGTCGAGTTCAGCGCGCAGGTCGCCGCCGACGAGACGCTGGAGGAGAACGAGGAGAACGCGGAGGAGGAGAGCGCGCCCGACACGCCGCTCGTCGCGCCGCCGGTCGACGCCGATCCGCCGCCCGACATCGACGCGGGGCTCGCGGCGCTCAACGGCGTCGAGGCGCGGGCCGAGCCAGAGCCGGAGCCGGCGCTCGAGGGCCTCCCGCGCGACACGCCCTCGCGTCCGGCGGAGACGGGCCCGCTCACGTCGCCGGACGAGCCGCCGCCGTCCGACCGATCGGGGCAGCTCGACGAGCTCCTGTCGTCCACCGACGTGAGCGCGCTCGACGACGAGGATTCGCCGTTCGACGATCGCGACATGACGACCGACGACGAGCCGCCGCCTTCGCAGGACGTGCCGTCGCTCGACGACGAGGGTGACCCGTGA
- a CDS encoding MaoC family dehydratase N-terminal domain-containing protein, with the protein MPLDLSLVGHNGSPHVLDYTWKDTALYALGIGAKKDELDYLYEGRGPKVIPSFAVVPMFAAMLERVVKTGGDLAMVVHGSERARVHAPFPPSGRALATSKIDGIYDMRKFAIVMIDTTIQVNDELVAETRTQIIIRNAGGFGGTTPPKEEKAAEIPKDRAEPDFRVEEKTTPEQALLYRLSGDLNPLHADPEFAAKVGFEQGPILHGLCTYGHMVRHVTKGALGGDASKLTGFGCTFRKPVWPGDTLVTEGWKLDGGRIALQVKVKERDEAVCTAAYALSA; encoded by the coding sequence ATGCCGCTCGATCTCTCGCTCGTCGGACACAACGGATCGCCCCACGTCCTCGACTACACGTGGAAGGACACCGCGCTCTACGCCCTCGGCATCGGCGCGAAGAAGGACGAGCTCGACTACCTCTACGAGGGCCGCGGCCCGAAGGTGATCCCGAGCTTCGCGGTGGTGCCGATGTTCGCGGCGATGCTCGAGCGCGTCGTGAAGACGGGCGGCGACCTCGCGATGGTCGTGCACGGCAGCGAGCGCGCGCGCGTTCATGCGCCGTTCCCGCCTTCGGGGAGAGCGCTCGCGACGTCGAAGATCGACGGCATCTACGACATGCGAAAGTTCGCGATCGTGATGATCGACACGACGATCCAGGTGAACGACGAGCTCGTCGCCGAGACGCGCACGCAGATCATCATCCGCAACGCGGGCGGCTTCGGCGGCACGACCCCGCCGAAGGAGGAGAAGGCGGCGGAGATCCCGAAGGACCGCGCGGAGCCCGACTTCCGGGTCGAAGAGAAGACGACGCCCGAGCAGGCGCTCCTCTATCGCCTCTCCGGCGATCTCAACCCGCTCCACGCCGATCCCGAGTTCGCGGCGAAGGTCGGCTTCGAGCAGGGCCCGATCCTCCACGGCCTCTGCACCTACGGGCACATGGTCCGTCACGTCACGAAGGGCGCGCTCGGCGGCGACGCCTCGAAGCTCACGGGCTTCGGCTGCACGTTCCGCAAGCCGGTGTGGCCGGGCGACACGCTCGTGACCGAGGGCTGGAAGCTCGACGGCGGCCGCATCGCGCTGCAGGTGAAGGTGAAGGAGCGCGACGAAGCGGTGTGCACCGCGGCCTACGCGCTCAGTGCGTGA
- the scpB gene encoding SMC-Scp complex subunit ScpB yields MRTLEDLVANVRAKQPELGGLGEAGGPGEAGGPGEAGASLEELDVETTVNVAGDLLDFPGRDDLDAPTINVDAVELADVDRVIGDQRKHLRGLIEALVFASDTPIKSKELAKLASASPKNIEDVLAELQKEYAPRGIRLEEVGGGWVFRTNADYAPFIRDLTKQRPVRLTRAQVETLAIIAYRQPITRPEIDDVRGVDSGPVLKLLLERDLVRILGKRDEVGRPILYGTTQAFLEFFGLNSLKDLPTLREFTELTEESREKYEEELGEAPAERPIAQDPNRPQYRTLVDPEEGGGEYEGDEDLKTDEDPTAVSRRPDMPEEESDADIDEDGDDVDEDGDDEDDDDDDDDDDDDDDDDDDDDDDDDDDDDDDDDDDDDDDE; encoded by the coding sequence ATGCGCACGCTCGAGGACCTCGTCGCGAACGTGAGGGCGAAGCAGCCCGAGCTGGGCGGGCTGGGCGAGGCGGGCGGACCGGGAGAGGCGGGCGGACCGGGAGAGGCGGGCGCGTCGCTCGAGGAGCTCGACGTGGAGACGACGGTGAACGTCGCCGGCGATCTCCTCGATTTTCCCGGGCGCGACGACCTCGACGCGCCGACGATCAACGTCGACGCGGTGGAGCTCGCGGACGTCGATCGCGTCATCGGCGATCAGCGCAAGCACCTCCGCGGGCTCATCGAGGCGCTCGTGTTCGCGAGCGACACGCCGATCAAGTCGAAGGAGCTCGCGAAGCTCGCGTCGGCGTCGCCGAAGAACATCGAGGACGTGCTCGCGGAGCTCCAGAAGGAATACGCGCCGCGCGGCATTCGCCTCGAAGAGGTCGGCGGCGGATGGGTGTTCCGCACCAACGCGGACTACGCGCCGTTCATCCGCGACCTCACGAAGCAGCGCCCGGTGCGCCTCACCCGCGCGCAGGTCGAGACGCTCGCGATCATCGCGTACCGGCAGCCGATCACGCGGCCCGAGATCGACGACGTCCGCGGCGTCGACAGCGGCCCCGTGCTCAAGCTGCTGCTCGAGCGCGACCTCGTCCGCATCCTCGGCAAGCGCGACGAGGTCGGCCGCCCGATCCTCTACGGCACGACGCAGGCGTTCCTCGAGTTCTTCGGCCTCAACTCGCTGAAGGACCTCCCTACCCTGCGCGAGTTCACCGAGCTCACCGAGGAGTCGCGCGAGAAGTACGAAGAGGAGCTGGGCGAGGCCCCCGCCGAGCGGCCGATCGCCCAGGACCCGAACCGCCCGCAGTACCGCACGCTCGTCGATCCCGAAGAAGGCGGCGGCGAGTACGAAGGCGACGAGGACCTCAAGACCGACGAGGATCCGACCGCCGTATCGCGCCGCCCCGACATGCCGGAGGAGGAGAGCGACGCCGACATCGACGAGGATGGCGACGACGTCGACGAGGACGGCGACGACGAGGACGATGATGACGATGACGATGACGATGACGATGACGACGACGATGACGACGACGACGACGACGACGACGACGATGACGACGATGACGACGACGACGACGACGACGATGACGACGAGTGA